A genomic segment from Pseudorca crassidens isolate mPseCra1 chromosome 4, mPseCra1.hap1, whole genome shotgun sequence encodes:
- the SCOC gene encoding short coiled-coil protein isoform X2 encodes MMNADMDAVDAENQVELEEKTRLINQVLELQHTLEDLSARVDAVKEENLKLKSENQVLGQYIENLMSASSVFQTTDTKSKRK; translated from the exons ATGATGAATGCTGACATGGATG CAGTTGATGCTGAAAATCAGGTGGAACTGGAGGAGAAAACACGACTTATTAATCAAGTGTTGGAACTCCAACACACCCTTGAAG atCTCTCTGCAAGAGTAGATGCAGTTAAGGAAGAAAATCTGAAGCTAAAATCAGAAAACCAAGTTCTTGGACAATATATAGAAAACCTCATGTCAGCTTCTAGTGTTTTTCAAACAACTgacacaaaaagcaaaagaaaataa